Proteins from one Desertifilum tharense IPPAS B-1220 genomic window:
- a CDS encoding ABC transporter substrate-binding protein: MSHFKRLWSWVILAGVGAIAIIALNTLPFTRSTPSPLRIAYNLWPGYFPMVLAQERGYFAQQGVQVELDRVGGTIMTDFRAGKYDGLALTLGNAITTNETEPIRMVMAMDDSMGADAVVAQSQMRAIADLRGQSIGATLGGFGELFLERMLAAGGLPRDAVTFVESDPSEVPEELRDNKLQAAHTWEPHITRAVADGKRVLFTSADTPGLITDVIFFKEEIARDRPDEIRAFVQACFQAIEDWQANFTEGNALIAQALGLDPQEISLEGIRLLTQADNRERFNPNHPSSLYRNAQLYTDFFLRVRAIEAPPNLDRLIDPSFIQP, from the coding sequence ATGTCACATTTTAAGCGGCTTTGGTCTTGGGTGATTTTGGCGGGGGTTGGCGCGATCGCCATTATCGCTCTCAATACCCTTCCCTTTACCCGTTCTACCCCTTCCCCGTTACGGATCGCCTACAATCTCTGGCCGGGTTATTTTCCAATGGTTTTAGCCCAAGAACGGGGATACTTTGCCCAACAAGGGGTTCAAGTCGAATTAGACCGCGTTGGCGGTACGATTATGACAGATTTCCGAGCAGGCAAGTATGATGGGTTAGCTCTGACCTTGGGTAATGCCATTACCACCAATGAAACCGAACCGATTCGCATGGTGATGGCAATGGATGATTCAATGGGAGCAGATGCCGTCGTTGCCCAATCGCAAATGAGAGCGATCGCCGATTTACGCGGTCAGTCTATTGGCGCAACCCTAGGAGGATTTGGCGAGTTATTCTTAGAACGGATGCTTGCTGCCGGAGGACTCCCTCGCGACGCCGTAACCTTTGTCGAATCTGACCCTAGCGAAGTCCCCGAAGAATTGCGCGATAATAAGCTACAAGCGGCCCATACCTGGGAACCGCACATTACTCGCGCGGTAGCAGATGGCAAACGGGTGTTATTTACCAGCGCCGACACCCCCGGATTGATTACCGATGTTATCTTCTTTAAAGAAGAGATTGCGCGCGATCGCCCCGACGAGATCCGCGCCTTCGTGCAAGCCTGTTTCCAAGCCATCGAAGACTGGCAAGCCAATTTTACCGAAGGGAATGCCCTCATTGCCCAAGCCCTCGGTCTCGATCCGCAAGAGATTTCCCTAGAAGGAATTCGCCTGTTAACCCAAGCCGATAACAGAGAACGCTTTAACCCCAACCATCCCAGTTCTCTTTATCGTAATGCCCAACTCTACACGGATTTTTTCCTGCGCGTGAGAGCCATTGAAGCGCCTCCCAACCTCGATCGACTGATCGATCCATCCTTTATTCAACCGTAA
- a CDS encoding ATP-binding protein: MNSPDTSNHLPETVFAGGSEMAALMRSRDWSQSPLGPVDTWPQSLKTGIRIILGSRYPMFIWWGASLIHFYNDAYISVLGKRHPQALGKSAREIWSELWHSVGPLADDVLNHGTPSWNEEFLEIMERNGYREETYFTFSYSPIGTDDGRIGGIFCACTEDTRRVIDERRLRTLRELRAETAHTKTVTEACQMAAAVFGNNPKDIPFALIYLLDRDRQHARLASTTQLAMGTPASPLQIILGDSASEGWLLDRVVTSKESCIIEDLIERWGFLPGGAWDESPHRAIALPLFRPGQEILGVLIAGISPYRTLDDDYQGFFDLIAAQVTLAIANALTYEEERQQTDTLAALNQAKTTFFNNISHEFRTPLTLMLGPVADALADLDLPLPLYQQQRLELVQRNGWRLLKLANALLDFSRLESDRVQAVYEPTDLATFTTELASIFRSAIERADLRLTVNCPPLPEPVYVDREMWEKIVLNLLSNAFKFTFEGEITVTLRWLATPNPTIELAIQDTGIGIAKAELPHLFERFHRVKGAKGRSFEGSGIGLSLVQELAKLHGGTVRVTSTEGEGSCFIVSMPAGCAHLPPEQIGTTCPLTSTVLGAAPYIEEALQWLGETLPVSIPSSSSSYRILLVDDNADMRDYLQRLLSQRWQVETAPDGAIALNCIQQALPDLVLTDVMMPGIDGFQLLNILRADPLTQGIPVILLSARAGEEATIEGLVAGANDYLIKPFSARELIARVETQLQMSRLRQERSANRFKDEFLLTLTHELQAPLANILAWVRLLQTQTFDASKTARALATIERNAAIEANLVKDLLDVSSILSGQYKLQPQPVDLVQLTQEVINPWRHPARNKRIQLVETLGTANQPIRVLGDRDRLMQAIAHLLSNAIKFTPKGGRVEIELEVCASEVELRVRDTGIGIHPEFLPYVFERFTQAEVPSRHSPGGVGIGLAIAHLLVELHHGTIEVASEGEGLGSIFTVRLPFNEAI; this comes from the coding sequence ATGAACTCACCTGACACCTCAAACCATTTACCAGAAACCGTCTTTGCCGGAGGGAGTGAGATGGCTGCCTTAATGCGATCGCGCGATTGGTCGCAAAGCCCCCTCGGCCCCGTAGACACCTGGCCGCAGAGCTTAAAAACAGGGATTCGGATTATCTTAGGTTCGCGCTACCCCATGTTTATTTGGTGGGGAGCCTCGCTGATCCACTTCTACAACGATGCGTATATTTCCGTTTTGGGCAAGCGCCATCCCCAGGCATTAGGCAAATCTGCCCGCGAAATTTGGTCAGAACTTTGGCACTCTGTTGGGCCGCTTGCCGATGACGTACTCAACCACGGCACCCCCTCCTGGAATGAAGAATTTCTAGAAATTATGGAGCGCAACGGCTACCGAGAAGAAACCTACTTTACCTTCTCCTATAGTCCCATCGGCACAGATGATGGGAGAATCGGCGGGATCTTTTGCGCCTGTACCGAAGACACCCGCCGAGTTATAGACGAACGCCGCCTGCGAACCTTGCGGGAATTGAGGGCAGAAACCGCCCATACCAAAACCGTTACAGAAGCCTGTCAGATGGCGGCGGCAGTATTCGGCAATAACCCCAAAGATATCCCCTTTGCGCTAATTTACCTGCTCGATCGCGATCGCCAACACGCCCGCCTCGCCAGCACCACCCAGTTAGCAATGGGAACGCCTGCGAGTCCCCTTCAGATTATCCTGGGGGATAGCGCCTCAGAGGGTTGGTTGCTCGATCGGGTGGTGACGAGCAAGGAAAGCTGCATCATCGAGGATCTAATCGAACGCTGGGGTTTCCTACCAGGGGGGGCTTGGGACGAATCTCCCCACCGCGCGATCGCCCTCCCCCTGTTCCGACCCGGACAAGAAATATTGGGGGTACTCATCGCCGGTATCAGCCCCTATCGAACCCTCGATGACGACTATCAGGGTTTTTTTGACCTCATCGCCGCACAAGTCACCCTCGCGATCGCCAATGCCTTAACTTACGAAGAAGAACGCCAACAAACCGACACTTTAGCAGCACTCAACCAAGCCAAAACCACCTTTTTTAATAACATTTCCCACGAATTTCGCACGCCCCTCACCCTGATGCTGGGGCCAGTTGCCGATGCCTTAGCCGACCTCGACCTTCCGCTGCCTCTCTACCAACAGCAACGCCTTGAACTCGTCCAGCGCAACGGCTGGCGCTTGTTAAAGTTAGCGAACGCCTTGCTAGACTTCTCGCGCTTAGAGAGCGATCGCGTGCAAGCAGTCTACGAGCCAACCGACTTGGCAACCTTCACTACTGAATTAGCCAGCATCTTTCGTTCCGCCATCGAGCGAGCGGATTTGCGCCTAACCGTCAACTGTCCGCCCCTCCCAGAACCCGTTTATGTCGATCGGGAAATGTGGGAAAAAATTGTCCTCAACTTGCTCTCCAATGCCTTCAAATTTACCTTTGAAGGCGAAATTACCGTCACGCTGCGATGGCTTGCCACCCCCAACCCCACCATCGAACTCGCCATCCAAGATACAGGCATCGGCATCGCCAAAGCTGAACTTCCCCACCTGTTTGAACGATTCCACCGCGTCAAAGGAGCCAAAGGACGCAGCTTTGAAGGATCGGGCATTGGTTTATCCCTCGTGCAAGAATTAGCGAAACTGCATGGCGGTACCGTGCGAGTTACCAGCACCGAAGGAGAAGGGAGTTGTTTTATCGTCTCAATGCCCGCCGGATGCGCCCATCTTCCCCCCGAACAGATCGGAACCACTTGCCCCCTCACCTCCACAGTCCTCGGAGCAGCCCCCTACATTGAGGAAGCCCTGCAATGGTTGGGTGAAACCCTCCCGGTTTCCATTCCCTCCTCTTCCTCCTCCTATCGCATTCTCTTGGTAGATGATAATGCCGATATGCGCGATTACTTGCAACGGCTGTTAAGCCAACGCTGGCAAGTCGAGACAGCCCCCGATGGCGCGATCGCCCTAAACTGCATTCAACAAGCATTGCCCGATCTGGTGTTAACTGATGTGATGATGCCGGGAATTGATGGATTTCAACTCCTTAATATCCTGCGGGCCGATCCGCTTACCCAAGGAATTCCGGTGATTTTACTATCCGCACGCGCCGGAGAAGAAGCCACTATTGAAGGCTTGGTAGCCGGAGCCAATGATTACTTGATTAAGCCCTTTTCCGCCCGCGAACTGATAGCGCGGGTAGAAACCCAACTGCAAATGTCGCGGTTGCGCCAAGAACGCTCTGCCAACCGCTTTAAAGATGAGTTTCTGCTGACGCTCACCCACGAGTTGCAAGCCCCCCTCGCGAACATTCTGGCGTGGGTGCGTTTATTGCAAACCCAAACGTTTGATGCCTCCAAAACGGCTCGCGCTTTAGCAACCATTGAGCGCAATGCGGCAATTGAGGCAAATCTGGTGAAAGATTTACTGGATGTTTCCAGTATCCTCTCAGGTCAATACAAACTTCAGCCTCAACCCGTCGATCTGGTACAACTGACCCAAGAAGTCATTAACCCGTGGCGTCACCCCGCCCGGAATAAGCGCATTCAACTGGTGGAAACCCTAGGAACAGCCAATCAACCGATTCGCGTTTTAGGCGATCGCGATCGTCTCATGCAGGCGATCGCCCATTTACTCTCCAACGCGATTAAATTTACCCCAAAAGGCGGACGAGTGGAGATTGAACTTGAAGTGTGTGCCTCTGAGGTTGAACTGCGCGTTCGGGATACGGGTATTGGCATTCACCCAGAATTCCTTCCCTATGTGTTTGAGCGCTTTACCCAAGCTGAAGTCCCTAGCCGTCACTCGCCTGGGGGGGTGGGAATTGGGTTAGCGATCGCCCATCTGTTGGTTGAGTTGCACCACGGTACGATCGAAGTCGCCAGCGAGGGGGAAGGCTTAGGCTCAATCTTTACCGTCCGATTGCCGTTCAATGAGGCGATCTAA
- a CDS encoding response regulator: MNDEQIRRHFQAIRRRIARLQQHDAEDWQEIDAALEDLQIIYEEMQSRLETAEIVEQGLMQQTQQMSNAYSHYHELFQASPIPYLVTDTDGIILEANSAIAQLLEVPQRYLIEKPLILYIAPGDRSSFYLKLDRLPQTNGIQVWQMHLRSRANELFAVELHIDTLKGDSGTIERLAIGIYQLSPVQQLAKTFPPQTIPQSLDGLRVLVVDDEADARDFISAVLELHGIAVKAVASAADALEAIEKFSPDVLVSDIRMPGEDGYTLIRKIRALEALKGGHLRAGAITAYCDENREKALSAGFEAHLNKLAEPSQLIEMVSQLAGLP; encoded by the coding sequence ATGAACGACGAGCAGATTAGACGGCATTTTCAAGCCATTCGGCGACGAATTGCCAGATTACAACAACACGATGCAGAAGATTGGCAAGAAATTGACGCAGCCCTTGAAGATTTGCAAATCATCTATGAGGAAATGCAGAGCCGCTTGGAAACCGCAGAGATTGTTGAGCAAGGGCTTATGCAACAAACTCAGCAGATGAGTAACGCTTACTCTCACTATCATGAGTTATTTCAGGCTTCGCCGATTCCCTACCTCGTGACCGATACCGATGGCATCATCTTAGAAGCCAATAGCGCGATCGCGCAATTGCTAGAAGTGCCGCAACGCTACCTGATCGAGAAGCCCCTAATTTTGTATATCGCCCCTGGCGATCGCTCCAGCTTTTACCTAAAATTGGATCGGCTTCCCCAAACGAACGGCATCCAGGTTTGGCAAATGCATTTGCGATCGCGCGCTAACGAACTCTTCGCCGTCGAGTTGCACATTGATACCTTAAAGGGCGACTCTGGTACGATCGAAAGGTTGGCGATCGGCATTTACCAGCTCAGTCCAGTCCAACAACTGGCAAAAACCTTCCCCCCACAAACTATTCCCCAATCCCTCGATGGGTTGCGCGTGCTAGTCGTTGATGACGAAGCCGATGCCCGCGACTTTATCAGCGCCGTTTTAGAATTGCATGGCATTGCAGTCAAAGCCGTCGCCAGTGCCGCCGATGCCCTAGAAGCCATCGAAAAGTTTTCGCCCGATGTATTAGTCAGCGATATTCGGATGCCCGGTGAAGATGGTTATACCCTGATTCGGAAAATTCGCGCCCTAGAAGCCCTCAAAGGAGGTCATCTTCGGGCAGGTGCCATTACCGCCTATTGCGATGAGAATCGCGAAAAAGCCCTAAGCGCCGGGTTTGAAGCACATCTAAATAAACTTGCCGAACCGAGTCAATTGATTGAGATGGTTAGCCAGTTAGCCGGACTTCCATGA
- a CDS encoding WecB/TagA/CpsF family glycosyltransferase, producing the protein MKSVRILNVSINNLSTKELLAQLKTGVVFTPNVDHLVKLQKDSEFVQVYQTADYRVCDSKILYYVSRFLGCPVKEKISGSDLFPAFYEYHRDNEEMKIFLLGGKEGVAKRAQANINAKLGREMVIDAHSPSFGFEENEAECDEIIDIINRSGATVLGVGVGAPKQEKWIAKHKHRMPNVKIFLAIGATIDFEAGNIKRAPKWMSEVGMEWLYRLVSEPARLWKRYLVEDTRFFWLVLKQKMNLYQVPYEPIGASLQHE; encoded by the coding sequence ATGAAAAGTGTCAGGATTCTCAACGTATCCATTAATAATCTATCTACTAAAGAATTATTAGCCCAATTAAAAACCGGCGTCGTCTTTACGCCCAACGTCGATCACCTCGTTAAATTACAAAAAGACTCAGAATTCGTTCAAGTTTACCAAACCGCCGATTATCGGGTTTGTGATAGCAAAATCCTTTATTACGTTTCGCGCTTTTTAGGCTGTCCCGTTAAAGAAAAAATCTCTGGCTCAGACCTCTTCCCCGCCTTTTACGAATACCACCGCGATAACGAAGAGATGAAGATTTTCCTCTTAGGGGGCAAAGAAGGCGTCGCCAAACGCGCGCAAGCCAATATCAACGCCAAACTCGGTCGGGAAATGGTGATCGACGCTCATTCTCCCTCCTTTGGGTTCGAGGAAAACGAAGCCGAATGCGACGAAATCATCGACATCATTAACCGCTCCGGCGCAACCGTTCTAGGCGTAGGCGTAGGCGCTCCCAAACAAGAAAAATGGATTGCTAAACATAAGCACAGAATGCCGAACGTCAAAATCTTTTTAGCCATCGGCGCAACCATTGACTTTGAAGCGGGCAACATTAAAAGAGCGCCCAAATGGATGAGCGAAGTGGGCATGGAATGGCTTTATCGCCTCGTCAGCGAGCCAGCCCGGTTGTGGAAGCGCTACTTAGTAGAAGATACCCGCTTCTTCTGGTTAGTGTTGAAACAAAAAATGAATCTTTATCAAGTTCCTTACGAACCCATTGGCGCTAGCTTGCAACACGAATAG
- a CDS encoding amino acid ABC transporter substrate-binding protein, whose amino-acid sequence MSRWRFLFAATLIAAVPLTACGDTTSGPTTTAQNVGGGSGRTSSRLDIVKQRGKLICGVDGKIPGFSFVDESGNYSGLDVDICRAVAAALFDDPNAVEYRNLDSTARFTALAGGEVDMLSRNTTWTINRDTSVGLEFAPTTFFDGQGMMVRQDSGITSLEDMAGKSICVETGTTTELNLTDQMRQRNIEFEPVVYQEADAAYAAYAEGRCQGMTSDKSQLIARRSTLPNPDDHVLLDVTMSKEPLGPVTVNNDSAWYDTVKWTTFALIQAEEFEITQANLEQKKSEDNPEIKRFLGLEGSLGQDMGLPNDFAARIVRHVGNYGEIYDRNLGEKSQFKLPRGQNDLWTKGGLMYSPPFR is encoded by the coding sequence ATGTCTCGATGGAGATTTTTATTCGCCGCCACCTTAATTGCAGCAGTTCCTTTAACTGCGTGTGGCGACACCACCTCTGGGCCAACCACGACTGCTCAAAATGTGGGTGGAGGTTCGGGTCGAACCAGCAGCCGCTTAGATATTGTTAAGCAACGCGGAAAGCTAATCTGCGGCGTAGATGGCAAGATTCCCGGCTTTAGCTTTGTCGATGAATCCGGTAACTATTCGGGATTAGACGTTGACATCTGTCGCGCCGTTGCCGCTGCCTTATTTGACGATCCCAACGCGGTTGAATACCGTAACTTAGACTCAACCGCCCGGTTTACAGCCTTAGCCGGTGGCGAAGTCGATATGCTCTCTCGGAATACCACCTGGACGATTAACCGAGATACCTCTGTGGGTCTGGAATTTGCCCCCACAACCTTTTTCGACGGTCAAGGGATGATGGTTCGCCAAGATAGCGGCATCACCTCCCTAGAAGACATGGCCGGTAAATCGATCTGCGTGGAAACAGGTACCACCACAGAATTGAACTTAACCGACCAAATGCGGCAGCGCAATATTGAGTTTGAGCCGGTGGTTTACCAAGAAGCAGACGCCGCCTATGCTGCCTACGCCGAGGGACGCTGCCAAGGCATGACTTCCGATAAATCGCAACTGATCGCCCGTCGCAGCACGCTTCCCAACCCCGACGATCATGTCCTGCTGGATGTCACCATGTCCAAAGAACCCCTCGGCCCGGTGACAGTTAATAACGATTCAGCTTGGTACGATACGGTGAAGTGGACGACCTTTGCCCTAATTCAAGCCGAAGAATTTGAAATTACCCAAGCCAACCTCGAACAAAAGAAATCTGAAGATAACCCCGAAATTAAACGCTTTTTAGGCTTAGAAGGCAGCTTAGGTCAAGATATGGGCTTGCCCAATGACTTTGCAGCCCGGATCGTGCGGCACGTCGGCAACTACGGCGAAATCTACGACCGCAATTTAGGCGAAAAATCCCAATTTAAACTGCCTCGCGGTCAAAACGATTTGTGGACGAAAGGCGGGTTAATGTACTCGCCACCATTCCGCTAA
- a CDS encoding photosystem II S4 domain protein gives MLPREELLKGAENRDELARIVDLANQAIKTWEVVCTDFLAPPAIAEAHTILGRLTEIHLLAWGGYPQAERQRLAIARSEVPLDASQVPVMALDIAGNFLFDTATHRDFLGSMLGTGLVREKTGDIIVLGERGAQAIVVPELVDFLEMSLTQVRSVPVKTTRIELSELKIREPKKKELTTVEASLRLDAIASAGFGMSRSKMVELIDAGDVRVNWKEITQASSLVKSGDLIAIRGKGRLEVGEVAITKKERYRVQLTRFI, from the coding sequence ATGCTACCGAGGGAAGAACTGTTAAAAGGGGCGGAAAATCGCGACGAACTGGCGCGGATCGTTGATTTAGCGAACCAGGCGATTAAAACCTGGGAAGTGGTTTGCACCGACTTCCTAGCCCCCCCTGCGATCGCAGAAGCTCATACCATTTTAGGCCGTTTGACTGAAATTCACTTACTCGCCTGGGGCGGATACCCCCAAGCCGAACGGCAACGTTTGGCGATCGCGCGTTCGGAAGTTCCCTTAGACGCCTCTCAAGTCCCCGTCATGGCGCTGGATATTGCGGGTAACTTTCTGTTTGATACGGCGACTCACCGAGATTTCCTCGGTTCAATGTTGGGAACGGGTTTGGTTAGAGAAAAAACCGGCGATATTATCGTCCTCGGCGAACGCGGGGCCCAAGCGATCGTCGTTCCCGAACTAGTTGATTTCTTGGAGATGAGTTTAACCCAAGTGCGCTCCGTCCCCGTGAAAACCACGAGAATCGAGTTAAGCGAACTCAAGATCCGCGAACCCAAAAAGAAAGAACTCACCACCGTTGAAGCCTCCCTGCGCCTTGATGCGATCGCCTCAGCCGGGTTTGGGATGTCGCGCAGCAAAATGGTGGAACTCATTGATGCAGGCGACGTGCGCGTCAACTGGAAAGAAATCACCCAAGCCAGTTCTTTAGTCAAATCTGGAGATTTAATCGCCATTCGCGGTAAAGGTCGCCTAGAAGTGGGGGAAGTGGCAATTACCAAGAAAGAACGCTACCGCGTGCAATTGACCCGATTCATCTAA
- a CDS encoding protein-glutamate O-methyltransferase CheR, whose protein sequence is MAAQKRSENGFPDEQAPDLEEANPEFEILLNYLKHHRGCDLTCYKRSSLMRRFNHRMQSIGIESYPHYLEYLQYCPEEYRTLLDDVLINVTSFFRDRHTWDYLAATIIPQIITRDPANLPIRLWSAGCAGGQEIYSLLILFAEAMGIEACLQRVQAFATDADETAIAQARQATYSPLEIVGLPEELRDKYFRQTQQGYIFNSELRQTVIFSQHDLIQDPPISRIDLLACRNVLIYFNSKTQDAILSRFHFALKSTGFLFLGQAEPLISRRRIFQPIDSSQRVYTKGESLELEDYISLIPPSSDRPTERSFVMENNFWKTAFETSYSARLAVDIKGQLLFANQRARTLFDLRIEDWKRPFQELKIGQLIDSHIFNQSLYGDRDILVLNSIEWKTDEEIQYFNIEISRVLALKNQVLGVNLTFIEINDYQQLSKQLSATRTELASISQALKKSKNELKKANKKLESAYQELEILHQDIYLSHPQSQPSDRA, encoded by the coding sequence ATGGCTGCTCAAAAACGCTCCGAGAACGGCTTTCCGGACGAGCAAGCGCCAGATCTAGAGGAAGCCAATCCTGAGTTTGAAATTCTGTTAAACTACCTCAAGCATCATCGGGGCTGCGATCTGACCTGTTACAAACGCTCTAGTCTGATGCGCCGCTTCAACCACCGGATGCAGAGCATTGGCATTGAAAGTTATCCGCATTATTTGGAATACTTACAATATTGTCCAGAAGAGTATCGGACTCTTTTAGATGACGTTTTAATTAATGTGACTAGCTTTTTTCGCGATCGCCATACCTGGGATTATTTAGCAGCTACCATCATTCCCCAAATCATTACTCGCGATCCAGCCAACCTACCCATCCGCCTCTGGAGTGCGGGTTGTGCTGGCGGACAGGAAATTTATAGCCTGTTAATCTTATTTGCTGAAGCAATGGGGATAGAAGCCTGCTTGCAGCGGGTTCAAGCTTTCGCTACAGATGCGGATGAAACTGCGATCGCCCAAGCCCGACAAGCCACTTACAGCCCCTTAGAAATTGTTGGGCTTCCAGAAGAATTGCGCGATAAATATTTTCGGCAAACTCAGCAAGGGTATATCTTTAACTCAGAACTTCGCCAGACTGTCATTTTTTCTCAGCACGATTTAATTCAAGATCCGCCTATTTCTAGAATTGACCTGTTGGCGTGCCGCAATGTGCTGATTTATTTCAACTCCAAGACTCAAGACGCTATTTTATCTCGCTTTCACTTTGCCCTCAAAAGTACAGGATTTCTTTTCCTCGGTCAAGCAGAACCCCTCATTAGCCGCAGGCGTATATTTCAACCGATTGATAGTAGCCAACGCGTTTATACTAAGGGAGAAAGCTTAGAATTAGAAGATTATATTTCCCTAATACCGCCATCTTCCGACCGACCGACAGAACGCTCGTTTGTGATGGAAAACAATTTCTGGAAAACAGCGTTTGAAACCAGTTATTCAGCTCGTTTAGCTGTTGATATTAAGGGGCAACTTCTTTTTGCCAATCAACGGGCTAGAACTTTATTCGATCTCAGGATTGAAGATTGGAAACGACCATTTCAGGAGCTTAAAATCGGTCAGTTGATTGACTCTCATATCTTTAATCAATCCCTATATGGCGATCGGGACATCCTTGTCCTTAATAGTATTGAGTGGAAAACAGACGAAGAAATTCAATATTTTAATATTGAAATCTCGCGGGTACTTGCCCTGAAGAATCAAGTTTTAGGGGTAAATTTAACCTTCATTGAAATCAATGACTATCAACAACTTTCAAAACAACTGAGCGCCACTCGTACAGAGTTAGCTAGTATTTCTCAAGCGCTGAAAAAATCTAAAAATGAACTAAAAAAAGCGAATAAAAAGCTAGAAAGCGCCTATCAAGAACTTGAAATATTGCATCAAGATATTTACCTGAGCCATCCCCAATCTCAACCAAGCGATCGCGCCTAA
- a CDS encoding alpha/beta fold hydrolase has translation MLESFPPGFQQKTVKTTLGSMVYYTSLEPTSSTHPPLVFLHNFGGGASAYEWSRIFPALAGEYPLFAADLIGWGASAHPVRDYQVEDYLLTLKEFFHAITQQPVIAIASSLTGAIVVRLAIQHPQLFHRLYLVCPSGFADFGQDAGRRLPLQVIGLPLLDRLIYTLGATTDLAVRNFLERFLFARPERIDTTLVNAYLASATQPNAEYAALAFLRGDLYFDLANYLPQLQVPSVIFWGECAQFTPLSLGQRLAQLNPQAIRDFQTIPETGILPHLELPGVFLGMLLRYLSSATL, from the coding sequence ATGCTAGAGTCTTTTCCCCCCGGTTTTCAACAAAAAACCGTTAAAACCACCTTGGGTTCAATGGTTTACTACACATCCCTCGAACCCACCTCTTCAACCCATCCCCCGTTAGTCTTTCTGCATAACTTTGGGGGGGGAGCCTCCGCCTACGAATGGTCGAGAATATTTCCCGCCTTAGCCGGAGAATACCCCTTATTCGCGGCTGACTTAATCGGTTGGGGAGCCTCCGCGCATCCAGTCCGCGACTACCAAGTGGAAGATTATCTACTCACCCTCAAAGAATTTTTCCACGCCATTACTCAACAACCTGTTATTGCGATCGCCTCTTCCCTCACAGGTGCCATTGTTGTTCGCCTCGCGATCCAACACCCCCAACTGTTCCATCGCCTCTACCTCGTTTGTCCCTCCGGCTTTGCAGACTTCGGCCAAGATGCCGGACGGCGGCTACCCCTGCAAGTAATTGGTTTACCGCTACTCGATCGCTTGATTTACACCCTCGGCGCAACCACAGACTTAGCGGTGCGTAACTTTCTCGAACGCTTTTTATTTGCTCGCCCCGAACGCATCGACACCACCTTAGTTAACGCCTATCTCGCGAGCGCCACCCAACCCAATGCAGAATATGCAGCACTCGCCTTTCTGCGCGGCGATCTTTACTTTGATTTAGCCAACTATTTGCCGCAACTGCAAGTTCCCAGCGTTATATTTTGGGGAGAATGCGCTCAGTTTACCCCCCTCAGCCTCGGTCAGCGCCTTGCTCAACTCAACCCCCAAGCCATTCGCGACTTTCAAACCATCCCAGAAACAGGGATATTGCCTCACCTGGAACTTCCGGGCGTTTTTTTAGGAATGTTACTGCGTTATCTGTCCTCAGCAACACTTTGA
- a CDS encoding aspartoacylase, with product MNQIERVALVGGTHGNELTGVYLIEKFQRFPHLIERSSFATLTLLANPKAFEAGRRYIEKDLNRCFLSAELQDPANGTYEELRAKAIARQLGPKGNAQVDMIIDLHSTTANMGLSLLLGNDRPQMLQLAAYLSQTNPRVRVCCPQASVEESPVLRSLSPLGLVVEVGPVAQGVLNAQLFQETENLIYAVLDYLEACNQGTFLPLPPTLTLYRYIADLDYPRTEQGKLNAMIHPQLQFKDYEPLHPGDPLFLTFDGKAIAYSGDSVVYPVFINEAAYYEKGIALRLTQKENRTISNRS from the coding sequence ATGAATCAGATCGAGCGAGTTGCGCTGGTGGGAGGTACCCACGGCAATGAATTAACAGGTGTTTACCTGATCGAGAAGTTTCAACGCTTCCCCCATCTGATCGAACGCAGTAGCTTTGCAACCTTGACGCTATTAGCCAACCCCAAAGCCTTTGAAGCAGGCAGGCGCTACATTGAGAAGGACTTAAACCGATGTTTTTTGAGTGCAGAATTGCAAGATCCGGCAAATGGAACTTATGAGGAATTGAGAGCAAAGGCGATCGCGCGACAACTGGGACCGAAAGGCAACGCACAGGTTGATATGATTATCGATCTGCACTCGACGACGGCGAATATGGGGCTGTCTTTACTCTTAGGCAACGATCGCCCCCAGATGTTGCAACTCGCCGCCTATCTTAGCCAAACAAACCCCCGCGTTAGGGTGTGTTGTCCCCAAGCGTCTGTTGAGGAAAGTCCTGTTTTGCGATCGCTCTCGCCCTTGGGACTGGTGGTGGAAGTCGGCCCTGTGGCTCAAGGGGTGCTGAATGCTCAACTCTTTCAAGAAACCGAAAATCTGATTTATGCGGTACTGGATTACCTAGAAGCCTGCAATCAGGGGACATTTTTACCTCTACCCCCAACATTAACCCTTTACCGATATATTGCAGATCTTGATTATCCTCGCACCGAGCAAGGCAAGCTGAATGCGATGATTCATCCCCAACTTCAGTTTAAGGATTACGAACCCTTACACCCCGGCGATCCGCTATTTTTAACCTTTGATGGCAAGGCGATCGCCTATAGCGGGGACTCGGTAGTCTATCCCGTGTTCATCAACGAGGCGGCCTACTATGAAAAAGGGATTGCGTTGCGTTTAACCCAAAAAGAGAATAGAACCATCTCTAATCGATCTTAG